A genome region from Variovorax paradoxus includes the following:
- the lysM gene encoding peptidoglycan-binding protein LysM encodes MGLLSFIKEAGEKLFGGSSAHAATTDGDSGANEKAAAAIKTYIETQNLGLTRLAVTYAAATGVVTLAGQAPSQEASEKASLAAGNVANVTSVENNLVAPAAPPAQYHDVVKGDTLSAISKKYYGDANKYNTIFEANKPMLTHPDKIYPGQKLRIPAI; translated from the coding sequence ATGGGTCTGCTGAGTTTCATCAAGGAAGCGGGCGAGAAGCTGTTCGGCGGATCGTCGGCGCACGCCGCCACCACCGACGGCGACAGCGGCGCCAACGAGAAGGCCGCGGCCGCCATCAAGACCTATATCGAGACCCAGAACCTGGGCCTCACCCGACTGGCCGTGACCTATGCCGCCGCCACCGGCGTCGTCACCCTCGCCGGCCAGGCGCCGTCGCAGGAAGCCAGCGAGAAGGCCTCGCTGGCCGCCGGCAACGTGGCCAACGTGACCAGCGTCGAGAACAACCTCGTCGCCCCGGCAGCGCCGCCCGCGCAGTACCACGACGTGGTGAAGGGCGACACGCTCTCCGCCATCTCGAAGAAGTACTACGGCGACGCGAACAAGTACAACACGATCTTCGAGGCCAACAAGCCGATGCTGACCCATCCGGACAAGATCTATCCGGGGCAGAAGCTGCGGATTCCGGCGATCTAG
- a CDS encoding rhodanese-like domain-containing protein: MTEPQDKGYAGDVTPEQAAQWLASGEAVMVDVRTDAEREWVGYVPGAVPLAWKQWPGMALNPAFDDGVRAAAGGRKVVLLCRSGVRSVAAAKRATELGVEAYNILEGFEGNPDESGHRNQTGGWRKRGLPWKQN; the protein is encoded by the coding sequence ATGACTGAACCCCAGGACAAGGGCTATGCCGGCGACGTGACGCCCGAGCAGGCCGCGCAATGGCTGGCCAGCGGCGAGGCCGTGATGGTCGACGTGCGCACCGACGCCGAGCGGGAGTGGGTCGGCTACGTGCCCGGTGCCGTGCCGCTGGCCTGGAAGCAATGGCCGGGCATGGCGTTGAACCCCGCGTTCGACGACGGCGTGCGCGCCGCGGCCGGCGGCAGGAAGGTCGTGCTGCTGTGCCGCAGCGGCGTGCGCTCGGTGGCTGCGGCGAAGCGCGCGACGGAGCTCGGCGTCGAGGCGTACAACATCCTCGAAGGCTTCGAGGGCAATCCGGACGAGAGCGGGCATCGCAACCAGACCGGCGGCTGGCGCAAGCGCGGATTGCCCTGGAAGCAGAACTGA
- a CDS encoding TRAP transporter substrate-binding protein yields MTDSKMPRRRGLLKGAAVAAGAMSVPMVSMAQTTSLRFQSTWPAKDIFHEYAQDYAKKVNDMAGNRLKIEVLPAGSVVPAFQLLDAVAKGTLDGGHGVVAYWYGKNSALALWGSGPGYGMDANMILAWHTYGGGKALMDEIYKSLNLDVASYLYGPMPTQPLGWFKKPVAKAEDMKGLKFRTVGLAVDVFTDMGAAVNPLPGGEIVPALDRGLIDAAEFNNASSDRVLGFPDVAKNCMLQSFHQCGEQFEVLWNGPKLRALPGELKSIIEYATQAASADMSWKAIDRNSKDYEELKKGGIKFYKTPDAVLRAQLASWDKTIAKKSAENPMFKKVLDSQRAFAERAGQWQNDYSVDFKMAYNHYFGRQAKKS; encoded by the coding sequence ATGACAGACAGCAAGATGCCCCGCCGCCGCGGGCTGCTCAAGGGCGCCGCCGTGGCTGCCGGCGCCATGTCCGTGCCGATGGTCAGCATGGCCCAGACCACCTCCCTGCGCTTCCAGAGCACCTGGCCCGCCAAGGACATCTTTCACGAGTACGCGCAGGACTACGCGAAGAAGGTCAACGACATGGCGGGCAACCGCCTGAAGATCGAGGTGCTGCCGGCCGGCTCGGTGGTGCCGGCGTTCCAGCTGCTCGACGCGGTGGCCAAGGGCACGCTCGACGGCGGCCACGGCGTGGTCGCGTACTGGTACGGCAAGAACTCCGCGCTCGCGCTGTGGGGGTCGGGCCCAGGCTACGGCATGGACGCCAACATGATCCTGGCCTGGCACACCTACGGCGGCGGCAAGGCGCTGATGGACGAGATCTACAAGAGCCTGAACCTCGACGTGGCCTCCTACCTCTACGGCCCTATGCCCACCCAGCCGCTGGGCTGGTTCAAGAAGCCGGTGGCCAAGGCCGAGGACATGAAGGGCCTGAAGTTCCGCACCGTGGGCCTGGCGGTGGACGTGTTCACCGACATGGGTGCGGCCGTGAACCCGTTGCCCGGCGGCGAGATCGTGCCCGCGCTCGACCGCGGGCTGATCGACGCGGCCGAGTTCAACAACGCCTCGAGCGACCGCGTGCTGGGCTTTCCCGACGTGGCCAAGAACTGCATGCTGCAGAGCTTCCACCAGTGCGGCGAGCAGTTCGAAGTGCTGTGGAACGGCCCCAAGCTGCGCGCGCTGCCGGGTGAGCTCAAGTCGATCATCGAGTACGCCACGCAGGCCGCCAGCGCCGACATGAGCTGGAAGGCCATCGACCGCAACTCCAAGGACTACGAAGAGCTGAAGAAGGGCGGCATCAAGTTCTACAAGACGCCCGACGCGGTGCTGCGCGCCCAGCTCGCCTCGTGGGACAAGACCATCGCGAAGAAGTCCGCCGAGAACCCGATGTTCAAGAAGGTGCTCGACTCGCAGCGCGCCTTCGCCGAACGCGCGGGCCAGTGGCAGAACGACTACTCGGTCGATTTCAAGATGGCCTACAACCACTACTTCGGACGACAGGCGAAGAAGAGCTGA
- a CDS encoding TRAP transporter small permease subunit codes for MQSFLLAVDRFSTWIGKTFAWCALLLTLLISWEVFSRYVLNKPHAWVLDAQIMLYGAMFMTAGAYTLSKNGHVRGDVLYGFFQPRTQALVDLVLYIVFFLPGIVALTWAGLIYASEALAIREQTFSAEPLPLYPFKFIIPLAGFTLLLQGLVEIIRCVQCIRDGAWPSREQDVEEVDVEKLKEMVHVKDADIAALDRVVVANEAREGAR; via the coding sequence ATGCAATCCTTTCTCCTGGCGGTCGACCGGTTCTCCACATGGATCGGCAAGACCTTCGCCTGGTGCGCCCTGCTGCTCACGCTGCTGATCAGCTGGGAAGTGTTCTCGCGCTATGTGCTCAACAAGCCGCACGCCTGGGTGCTCGACGCGCAGATCATGCTGTACGGCGCCATGTTCATGACTGCCGGGGCCTACACGCTCTCGAAGAACGGCCACGTGCGCGGCGACGTGCTCTACGGCTTCTTCCAGCCGCGCACGCAGGCGCTGGTCGACTTGGTGCTGTACATCGTCTTCTTCCTGCCGGGCATCGTCGCGCTGACCTGGGCCGGCTTGATCTACGCGAGCGAGGCGCTCGCGATCCGCGAGCAGACCTTCTCGGCCGAACCGCTGCCGCTGTACCCGTTCAAGTTCATCATCCCGCTCGCGGGCTTCACGCTGCTGCTGCAGGGCCTCGTCGAGATCATCCGCTGCGTGCAGTGCATCCGCGACGGCGCCTGGCCCTCGCGCGAGCAGGACGTCGAGGAGGTCGACGTCGAGAAGCTCAAGGAGATGGTGCACGTGAAGGACGCCGACATCGCCGCGCTCGACCGCGTGGTGGTCGCGAACGAGGCACGGGAGGGCGCGCGATGA